The Anaerolineae bacterium genome includes a window with the following:
- a CDS encoding methylenetetrahydrofolate reductase C-terminal domain-containing protein, giving the protein MIVGQRKPIQEIFEMLKGIKKILILGCGGCVTVCSAGGEKEVEILASILRINSKKTGEPVETKEKTLARQCDMEYLEELKDEVDKYDAVLSMACGVGVNFMADIYPKTIILPALNTSFMGVSDEQGVWSERCAGCGNCVLDKTGGLCPVARCSKRLFNGPCGGSQNGKCEINADIACVWQLIYDRLKGLNQLEKLQEIFPMKDWSSSLHGGPRKIVREDLKL; this is encoded by the coding sequence ATGATTGTCGGACAGAGAAAACCGATTCAGGAAATTTTCGAAATGTTGAAAGGAATTAAAAAGATCCTGATCCTTGGATGCGGTGGATGCGTTACGGTCTGTTCTGCCGGAGGAGAAAAGGAGGTTGAAATTCTTGCTTCAATCCTTCGGATCAATAGCAAAAAAACGGGGGAACCGGTTGAAACAAAAGAAAAGACTCTTGCCCGGCAGTGCGATATGGAATATCTGGAAGAATTAAAAGATGAGGTTGACAAATATGACGCTGTCCTTTCCATGGCCTGCGGTGTGGGGGTGAACTTTATGGCTGACATCTATCCAAAAACCATTATTCTTCCGGCTTTAAACACCAGCTTTATGGGTGTTTCAGATGAGCAGGGGGTATGGTCGGAACGGTGTGCGGGCTGCGGAAACTGTGTTCTTGATAAGACCGGCGGTTTGTGTCCTGTTGCACGCTGTTCAAAGCGTTTGTTTAACGGCCCATGCGGAGGATCGCAGAACGGGAAGTGTGAAATTAATGCTGATATTGCCTGTGTCTGGCAATTAATATATGATCGCTTAAAGGGGTTGAATCAATTGGAGAAGCTGCAAGAGATATTTCCCATGAAGGATTGGTCGAGCAGCCTGCACGGAGGTCCCAGAAAAATCGTCCGGGAGGATCTAAAACTATGA
- a CDS encoding 4Fe-4S dicluster domain-containing protein, producing the protein MAIDRDDLEPRFKFEVAELPEGKHVKGCYACGSCTGTCPVSQVIPEFDPRKILHMIMLGLKNRLLSSDLIWYCTGCQTCEFVCPQDVNFSNAIKALRSMALRDGYVDTATLSKMGKLAVVNEKYCAGCLTCVRVCPFKAPYMEKGSGLAHIEPVKCVACGICVAECPAGAIELKTSEDVRQFASCEFLLSREL; encoded by the coding sequence ATGGCAATAGACAGAGATGATTTAGAACCTCGGTTCAAATTTGAAGTAGCGGAACTTCCGGAAGGTAAACATGTCAAGGGATGCTATGCGTGCGGCAGTTGTACGGGCACTTGTCCTGTCAGCCAGGTAATCCCTGAATTCGATCCGCGAAAGATCCTTCATATGATCATGCTTGGTTTGAAAAATCGTCTCCTTTCATCCGATTTGATCTGGTATTGCACAGGATGCCAAACCTGTGAGTTTGTGTGTCCGCAGGATGTGAACTTCAGCAATGCGATCAAGGCGCTGAGGAGCATGGCTTTGCGTGACGGCTATGTGGATACGGCCACCCTGAGTAAAATGGGAAAGCTGGCCGTTGTAAACGAGAAATACTGTGCAGGTTGCCTGACTTGTGTGAGAGTATGCCCGTTCAAAGCGCCTTATATGGAAAAAGGAAGCGGGCTTGCTCATATTGAGCCGGTAAAATGTGTGGCGTGCGGAATATGTGTGGCCGAATGTCCTGCCGGGGCTATTGAACTGAAAACATCTGAAGACGTAAGGCAGTTTGCCTCATGTGAATTTTTGCTCTCAAGGGAACTATGA
- the panB gene encoding 3-methyl-2-oxobutanoate hydroxymethyltransferase, protein MKTQVTLTTLYKMKKKGEKIVALTAYDYPFAKIVNDSGVHMILVGDSVGMVVQGKSSTLPVTMDEMIYHTRIVSKAAGNAMIVGDMPFMSYQTSIKDAITNAGRFLKEAGAAAIKLEGGRAVSETIKAISGAGIPVQAHIGITPQSVHQMGGYRVQRNEEQLMVDALEIESAGAFSVVLEGIPSEISEKITKALAIPTIGIGAGPHCDGQILVLHDLLGLNDRHVPKFVKQYANLLDDAKAGIKQYIEEVQAGKFPAKKHCY, encoded by the coding sequence ATGAAAACACAAGTTACCCTTACCACTCTTTACAAGATGAAGAAAAAAGGCGAAAAAATTGTTGCCCTTACCGCCTATGATTATCCGTTTGCAAAGATAGTTAATGATTCAGGGGTCCATATGATCCTTGTAGGGGATTCAGTAGGAATGGTGGTTCAGGGAAAATCAAGCACCCTGCCGGTTACAATGGATGAAATGATATACCATACCCGCATTGTGTCAAAAGCCGCCGGAAACGCGATGATTGTCGGTGATATGCCGTTTATGTCTTACCAGACAAGCATAAAAGATGCGATTACCAATGCAGGACGTTTTCTTAAAGAAGCAGGCGCTGCTGCAATCAAGCTGGAGGGAGGAAGAGCGGTCAGTGAAACAATAAAAGCAATTTCAGGAGCTGGAATTCCGGTACAGGCCCATATAGGCATTACACCGCAATCTGTTCACCAGATGGGAGGCTACAGAGTTCAGCGCAATGAAGAACAGCTCATGGTAGATGCCCTTGAGATAGAATCCGCCGGAGCCTTTTCCGTTGTTTTAGAAGGTATCCCATCCGAAATTTCAGAAAAGATAACTAAAGCGCTTGCAATACCGACAATAGGAATAGGAGCGGGTCCACATTGCGACGGGCAGATACTTGTGCTGCACGACCTCCTGGGGTTAAATGACAGGCATGTGCCAAAGTTCGTAAAACAATACGCTAATCTGCTTGATGATGCGAAAGCCGGAATAAAACAGTATATAGAGGAAGTGCAGGCAGGTAAATTTCCTGCCAAAAAACATTGTTATTGA
- a CDS encoding hydrogenase iron-sulfur subunit, producing the protein MSQDLFKPKILGFLCNWCCYTAADSAGVARYQYPPNIRVIRVMCSGRIDPVFILEAFSCGADGVFIGGCHLGECHYQTGNYEALVVAALTRKLLEEAGLSAERFLLEWASAAEGPRFVEIITNFTNKIKSLGPLGKAEGKDKDELRLKISAAKSAVKQMKLRTMFGNLAKDLHKKGDYSEQIIHDKLDQKVAGVINTEIAKQETFLRIQKDGPVSFNDLEKKIGATLSEIEKYVSTFSKKGLITETDGYLSVTSNE; encoded by the coding sequence ATGTCTCAGGATTTATTTAAGCCGAAGATACTCGGTTTTTTATGTAACTGGTGCTGTTATACAGCGGCAGATTCAGCAGGGGTAGCAAGATACCAGTATCCGCCGAATATAAGGGTCATCAGGGTGATGTGTTCAGGAAGGATTGATCCTGTCTTTATCCTTGAGGCTTTTTCCTGTGGAGCAGATGGAGTCTTTATTGGTGGATGCCACCTCGGGGAATGTCATTACCAGACCGGAAACTATGAGGCACTGGTGGTTGCTGCCCTAACGCGCAAGTTATTGGAAGAGGCCGGACTCTCAGCAGAAAGATTTCTTCTTGAATGGGCCTCCGCTGCAGAGGGACCTCGCTTTGTGGAGATTATAACGAATTTCACAAACAAGATCAAAAGCTTAGGCCCCTTAGGCAAGGCGGAAGGGAAAGACAAGGATGAATTAAGGTTAAAGATATCAGCAGCAAAGTCAGCGGTAAAGCAGATGAAGTTGCGAACCATGTTTGGAAATCTTGCAAAGGATCTGCACAAGAAAGGTGATTATTCCGAACAGATTATTCATGATAAGTTGGATCAGAAAGTAGCCGGTGTCATAAATACTGAAATTGCAAAACAGGAAACATTTCTTCGGATCCAAAAAGATGGTCCGGTCTCTTTTAATGACCTGGAAAAAAAGATCGGCGCAACTCTTTCAGAGATCGAGAAATATGTCTCCACCTTCAGCAAAAAAGGGCTGATAACGGAAACTGACGGGTACCTGTCGGTAACGAGTAACGAGTAA
- a CDS encoding acetyl-CoA decarbonylase/synthase complex subunit delta, which yields MSIEIPRVAYAGKIKEIPLGCEGNTITVGGESCYPFHLFEGAMTHAPKIAMEVYDRAPVDWPDIVLEPFADVADDPVAWARKCVDTYGAEMIALQLASTDPNAEDIPADEAAAITKKVADAVDVPLIVFGSSNVDKDTEVLRAVCEACEGKNLIIGPLSEGNYRAIGATAIGYKHTVMASTPIDINLAKQLNILLGNLNVPDDKIIIDPTTGALGYGLEYCYSVMERIRMAALVQNDERLQFPIIANFAKEVWKTKEVKMSEMEAPLLGDQKKRGILMEALTAQCVLLAGADILVMRHPEAVNLVKESIRDLMIRGEG from the coding sequence TTGTCCATAGAAATACCAAGGGTTGCTTATGCCGGAAAGATAAAAGAGATCCCGTTGGGATGTGAAGGGAATACCATAACAGTAGGTGGCGAGTCATGCTATCCGTTTCATCTGTTCGAAGGGGCTATGACGCATGCTCCTAAAATAGCGATGGAGGTGTATGACAGGGCGCCTGTGGATTGGCCCGATATAGTGCTGGAACCGTTTGCCGATGTTGCAGATGATCCTGTGGCATGGGCTCGAAAATGTGTCGATACTTATGGGGCTGAAATGATAGCGCTGCAACTGGCAAGCACTGATCCGAATGCTGAGGACATACCGGCTGACGAGGCCGCCGCGATTACAAAAAAAGTCGCTGATGCGGTGGATGTTCCTTTGATTGTTTTTGGAAGTTCAAATGTGGATAAAGATACCGAGGTATTAAGGGCGGTTTGCGAGGCGTGTGAGGGGAAAAACCTGATTATAGGCCCTCTATCGGAAGGAAACTATCGGGCGATCGGAGCCACGGCAATCGGTTATAAACATACTGTTATGGCTTCAACACCAATCGACATAAACCTGGCAAAGCAGCTCAATATCCTTTTGGGAAACTTGAACGTTCCTGACGATAAGATCATTATTGATCCGACGACCGGCGCTCTTGGATACGGGCTTGAGTATTGTTACAGCGTAATGGAACGAATCCGAATGGCCGCGCTTGTTCAGAACGACGAAAGACTCCAGTTCCCCATCATTGCCAATTTTGCAAAAGAGGTATGGAAGACAAAAGAGGTAAAAATGAGTGAAATGGAAGCTCCGCTTTTAGGAGATCAAAAAAAGAGAGGTATATTGATGGAGGCCTTAACGGCTCAGTGCGTACTCCTTGCCGGTGCTGATATTCTGGTAATGAGGCACCCTGAAGCTGTTAATTTAGTAAAAGAATCGATTAGAGATTTGATGATCAGAGGAGAGGGCTAA
- a CDS encoding methylenetetrahydrofolate reductase has translation MSSASNLKKVLTSGQFAVTAELGPPKNADAEVIRAKAKLLSGCADAVNITDCQTAIVRMSSIAASVVLMQEGLEPITQMTCRDRNRIAIQSDLLGAAALGLKNLLCLTGDHQKFGNHPNSTGVFDMDSIQLLQMVRMMRDEKVFQCGEEIKGKEPNFLLGAAANPFADPFEFRALRLAKKIAAGAQFIQTQIVYNIDKFAAWMKAVRDLGLHKKCYILAGVTPPKSIGMARYMKDNVPGLDIPDNVIARLQGAKDAKKDVQEEGINICVDIINKVKEIEGVAGVHIMAIEWESAIPEITKRAGLLPRPR, from the coding sequence ATGAGTTCAGCAAGCAATTTGAAAAAGGTGTTGACATCCGGACAGTTTGCCGTAACAGCGGAACTGGGTCCCCCAAAAAATGCAGATGCAGAAGTTATTCGCGCAAAGGCAAAGTTGCTTTCAGGCTGCGCTGACGCGGTAAATATTACCGACTGTCAAACCGCCATTGTCCGGATGTCGAGTATAGCGGCATCTGTTGTCTTGATGCAGGAAGGTCTGGAGCCGATAACCCAGATGACGTGCAGAGACAGGAATCGTATCGCCATTCAGAGCGATCTCCTGGGCGCTGCAGCACTGGGTCTGAAAAATTTACTCTGTCTTACAGGGGATCATCAAAAATTCGGAAATCATCCTAATTCTACCGGCGTCTTTGATATGGATTCGATCCAGCTTTTGCAGATGGTAAGGATGATGCGCGACGAAAAGGTCTTTCAGTGTGGAGAGGAAATCAAAGGGAAAGAACCGAACTTTCTCCTGGGAGCTGCAGCCAATCCCTTTGCAGATCCGTTTGAGTTTCGAGCCCTTCGTCTGGCAAAAAAAATTGCGGCAGGCGCTCAGTTTATTCAGACGCAGATTGTTTATAACATCGATAAATTTGCCGCGTGGATGAAAGCGGTCAGAGATCTTGGACTCCATAAAAAATGTTACATTTTGGCCGGGGTTACACCTCCAAAGTCGATTGGAATGGCCAGATACATGAAAGACAATGTACCTGGCCTGGATATTCCCGACAATGTGATAGCTCGCCTCCAGGGGGCTAAAGATGCCAAAAAGGACGTGCAGGAAGAAGGGATCAATATTTGTGTAGATATTATTAACAAGGTAAAAGAGATAGAAGGTGTGGCCGGTGTACATATCATGGCAATAGAATGGGAGAGCGCCATACCAGAGATCACGAAGCGAGCCGGCCTGCTTCCGAGACCAAGATGA
- a CDS encoding hydrogenase iron-sulfur subunit, with product MTNSNEPDIVAFCCHYTAYACSQDLRNLPRLGFPENVRLEILPCSGRISIIRLLKAFEQGADGIYVAGCKDDTCHNIRGSRVAKKRVDYAKDVFDQLNIEPERIEMFMISREPNRGFIEVAKEMTMRIKKLGPSPLKGK from the coding sequence ATGACTAATTCAAATGAACCGGATATTGTGGCTTTTTGTTGCCATTATACCGCCTATGCATGCTCACAGGATTTGCGGAACTTACCTCGATTGGGGTTTCCGGAGAACGTGAGGCTGGAAATTCTGCCCTGCAGCGGCAGGATCAGCATAATCCGTTTGTTAAAAGCATTTGAACAAGGCGCGGACGGAATTTACGTTGCCGGATGCAAGGATGATACCTGTCACAATATAAGAGGAAGCCGGGTTGCAAAAAAAAGGGTTGATTACGCAAAAGATGTTTTTGACCAACTTAATATAGAACCTGAACGGATAGAGATGTTTATGATTTCTCGCGAGCCGAATCGCGGATTTATTGAAGTAGCCAAAGAAATGACCATGCGTATCAAAAAGTTGGGACCAAGTCCTTTAAAGGGGAAATAG
- a CDS encoding Rossmann-like and DUF2520 domain-containing protein codes for MKPSFAIIGCGKVGTTLGKFLAKAGYKPAGFASKSLSSAKRAAEIIGSDNFSRIPWEITKKADIVFITTPDSAIADTCNSISLHSGFCKNVAVLHCSGALPSTILSSVKECGAFAGSMHPLQSFASVEIEKNPFQDIIISLEGEKEAVGEAKKIATDLGATCFTIQTKAKTLYHASAVAASNYLVTVIGLSLKLIEAAGISGAYALKALKPLIEGTLSNIEKVGITRALTGPIARGDIETVKKHLVQIGLKTPDLLGLYKTLGFYTVDIAMAGGGLSESSAQMLKNITASDS; via the coding sequence ATGAAACCATCTTTTGCCATTATAGGATGCGGAAAGGTCGGCACCACGCTGGGGAAATTTCTTGCAAAGGCCGGCTATAAACCAGCCGGGTTTGCCAGTAAAAGCCTTTCATCTGCCAAGAGGGCTGCTGAAATTATCGGTTCTGATAATTTCAGCCGGATCCCCTGGGAAATAACAAAAAAGGCCGATATTGTTTTTATAACAACACCTGACAGCGCTATAGCCGACACGTGCAACAGCATCTCCCTTCATTCAGGTTTCTGTAAAAATGTTGCGGTACTGCACTGCAGTGGTGCGCTCCCTTCAACTATTTTATCGTCTGTAAAAGAGTGTGGCGCTTTTGCAGGGTCAATGCATCCTCTCCAGAGCTTTGCTTCAGTTGAAATTGAAAAAAATCCTTTTCAGGATATAATAATTTCCCTGGAAGGTGAAAAAGAAGCTGTCGGTGAGGCAAAGAAAATTGCAACCGACCTTGGCGCAACCTGCTTTACAATACAAACAAAGGCCAAAACACTTTACCATGCTTCGGCAGTGGCTGCATCAAACTACCTTGTAACAGTGATCGGCCTTTCATTAAAGCTTATTGAAGCAGCGGGAATATCAGGCGCATATGCTTTAAAGGCGCTAAAACCACTAATTGAAGGAACGCTTTCCAATATAGAAAAAGTCGGGATTACCAGGGCGCTCACCGGCCCAATTGCCAGGGGAGATATTGAAACCGTAAAAAAGCATTTAGTACAGATAGGTTTAAAGACGCCCGACCTTCTCGGCCTTTACAAGACACTGGGCTTTTATACGGTCGATATTGCGATGGCCGGGGGCGGTCTTTCAGAATCATCAGCTCAAATGTTGAAAAACATTACAGCGTCTGATTCTTGA
- a CDS encoding FAD-dependent oxidoreductase, with amino-acid sequence MKESKKTKKGAVLVVGGGVAGVQAALDLADLGFYVYLIEKSTSIGGAMARLDKTFPTNDCSICILAPKLVEAGRSPNIKIITKATLTSVDGEAGDFTATVCCKPRYINEELCTACGMCTMYCPIVIPDAYNEGFTVTKNPHMDYPQAVPASFHIDPKECLFVNNQTCRICASTCQAQAIDLDAKEETLDLAVGAVILAPGYGSISEDVLSRFGYGDYPDVLTGFEFERMMCASGPSNGEILRPSDGKHPKRIAILQCVGSRDVTCGNGYCSSVCCMYAIKEATVVKEHAPDIEIVIFYMEMRTQGKGFDAARQRAEKEYGLRFVRARVAGVREDGKNLRIPYVNEKGEHIAEEFDMVILAQGLESPSDAESLASAAEIDLNHYNFCKTGNFSPLETTRPGVFVAGAFQGPKDIPDSVTQACGAAALASELLRDVRGTGVVKKEYPVEIEIEAEPRIGVLVCHCGINIGGVVDVPEVMKYASTLDNVVYAGRNPYSCSQDTQTTIREKIKEHGLNRIVVAACTPRTHEPLFQETLRDAGLNRSLFEMVNIRDQCSWVHMHEPKEATDKAKELVRMAVAKANLLEPLVEQTVPVIPKALVIGGGVSGMTAALSIADQGFECFLVEKAGQLGGNIGNLVFTLSGDDPHTLLNQLKNRIEQEPLIHVYTNAFVENVSGYVGNFTTSINSGSKTEDVEHGAIVVATGGRPYQPTQYLYGKSKQVVTQLELEKIISSPAEVQKIQDIVMIQCVGSRGQDLAYCSKICCMQAVKNALKILELNSRATVYILYRDMRTYGFAEDYYRKAREKGVIFIRYEKDALPEVIEEGGKVKIEFLDPLLDEKIAIKPDLLALSVGVVPNDVEHLAKELKVPLTGDKFFLEAHAKLRPVEFSVSGVYLCGLAHSPKPIDESIAQAKAAASKAGASLAKGFVSVEPIVSAVNTDACIGCGICESLCPYSAIRIIRVGKGKKAETISASCKGCGICASHCPTFAISMGGFTNEEIIAQIRAFGGNQAIKS; translated from the coding sequence ATGAAAGAAAGTAAAAAAACAAAAAAAGGGGCTGTCCTCGTCGTAGGCGGAGGGGTTGCCGGCGTTCAGGCGGCGCTCGACCTTGCTGATCTGGGTTTCTATGTATATCTTATCGAAAAGTCAACTTCAATTGGGGGGGCTATGGCCCGCCTCGACAAGACCTTCCCTACTAATGACTGTTCCATCTGTATCCTGGCGCCTAAACTGGTTGAGGCCGGCAGGTCACCGAATATAAAGATTATAACAAAAGCAACCCTGACATCCGTGGACGGAGAGGCAGGCGACTTCACTGCCACGGTTTGCTGTAAGCCACGATACATTAATGAAGAACTGTGCACTGCCTGCGGAATGTGTACCATGTATTGCCCCATAGTCATTCCTGACGCTTACAATGAGGGTTTTACTGTAACAAAAAATCCTCATATGGACTATCCCCAGGCTGTTCCTGCCAGTTTCCATATTGATCCAAAGGAGTGCCTTTTTGTCAACAATCAGACCTGCCGTATATGTGCCTCTACCTGTCAGGCCCAGGCGATCGACCTTGATGCAAAGGAAGAGACGCTTGACTTGGCAGTAGGCGCTGTAATACTTGCCCCGGGTTATGGCTCGATCAGCGAAGATGTGCTGAGTCGTTTTGGTTACGGCGACTACCCTGATGTGCTTACCGGCTTCGAGTTTGAAAGGATGATGTGCGCCTCGGGTCCATCCAATGGAGAAATACTTCGGCCGTCAGATGGAAAGCATCCAAAACGTATCGCCATTTTACAGTGCGTGGGTTCAAGAGATGTAACATGCGGCAATGGATACTGTTCATCGGTTTGCTGCATGTATGCCATAAAAGAGGCCACGGTCGTAAAAGAGCATGCCCCTGATATTGAAATTGTTATTTTCTATATGGAGATGCGGACTCAGGGTAAGGGATTTGACGCTGCTCGCCAAAGGGCCGAAAAAGAGTATGGCCTCCGATTTGTCCGAGCAAGGGTTGCCGGTGTCCGGGAAGACGGCAAAAACTTAAGGATCCCCTATGTAAACGAAAAGGGGGAGCACATAGCCGAAGAATTTGATATGGTGATCCTGGCCCAGGGCCTTGAGTCACCCTCTGATGCTGAATCACTGGCATCTGCCGCTGAAATAGATCTCAATCACTATAATTTTTGCAAGACAGGCAACTTTTCACCGCTTGAAACAACCCGGCCGGGGGTTTTTGTGGCAGGCGCTTTCCAGGGGCCAAAGGATATCCCGGACAGCGTAACTCAGGCATGTGGCGCGGCCGCTCTTGCCTCGGAACTCCTGCGGGATGTTCGTGGAACCGGTGTGGTGAAAAAAGAATATCCGGTCGAAATAGAGATAGAAGCAGAACCCCGAATCGGCGTGCTTGTCTGTCACTGCGGGATCAATATCGGTGGCGTGGTGGATGTGCCTGAAGTAATGAAATATGCCTCTACATTAGACAATGTAGTATATGCGGGCAGGAATCCTTATAGCTGTTCGCAGGATACTCAAACTACAATCAGAGAAAAAATTAAAGAACATGGGTTAAACAGGATAGTAGTCGCTGCCTGTACCCCTCGTACCCATGAACCATTATTCCAGGAGACACTGAGAGATGCGGGCCTGAACCGTTCTTTATTTGAAATGGTTAATATAAGAGATCAGTGTTCATGGGTGCATATGCATGAACCAAAAGAGGCAACAGACAAGGCGAAAGAGCTTGTAAGGATGGCTGTGGCAAAGGCAAATCTCCTTGAGCCCCTTGTTGAACAGACAGTTCCGGTTATCCCAAAGGCGCTTGTTATCGGTGGGGGTGTCTCCGGCATGACTGCGGCCTTAAGTATCGCAGACCAGGGGTTTGAGTGCTTTCTTGTAGAAAAAGCCGGTCAACTTGGCGGAAATATCGGTAATCTTGTTTTTACTCTTTCCGGAGACGATCCGCATACCCTTCTCAATCAACTCAAAAACAGGATAGAACAGGAACCGCTTATACATGTTTATACCAATGCATTTGTTGAAAACGTGTCCGGTTATGTGGGGAATTTTACCACGTCAATTAACTCGGGTTCCAAGACCGAGGATGTGGAACATGGCGCCATCGTGGTAGCCACCGGCGGCAGACCATACCAGCCCACACAATATCTTTATGGAAAATCAAAGCAGGTAGTTACCCAGCTTGAACTGGAAAAGATAATCTCTTCTCCTGCCGAGGTTCAGAAGATTCAGGACATCGTTATGATTCAATGCGTGGGCTCACGTGGGCAAGACCTTGCCTATTGCAGCAAGATATGCTGCATGCAGGCGGTTAAAAACGCCTTGAAGATACTGGAATTAAATTCACGTGCCACTGTATATATTCTTTACCGGGACATGAGGACCTATGGATTTGCGGAAGACTACTACAGAAAGGCAAGAGAAAAAGGTGTAATCTTCATCCGCTATGAAAAGGATGCTCTCCCTGAAGTTATTGAAGAAGGCGGAAAGGTCAAGATTGAATTTTTGGACCCCCTGCTTGATGAAAAGATAGCCATTAAACCGGATTTACTGGCATTGAGCGTAGGGGTTGTGCCAAATGATGTGGAACACCTGGCAAAGGAACTCAAGGTTCCTCTTACCGGTGATAAGTTTTTCCTGGAAGCTCATGCCAAGCTTCGCCCTGTAGAATTCTCTGTAAGCGGTGTCTATTTGTGCGGGCTGGCGCATTCCCCTAAACCTATCGATGAATCGATTGCACAGGCAAAGGCTGCGGCATCAAAAGCCGGCGCCTCGCTGGCGAAGGGATTTGTATCGGTGGAACCGATTGTCTCGGCAGTTAACACCGATGCCTGTATCGGCTGCGGCATCTGTGAGAGTCTCTGCCCATATAGTGCGATCAGAATAATCAGGGTGGGAAAGGGTAAAAAAGCCGAGACGATTTCAGCTTCATGTAAGGGGTGCGGTATATGCGCCTCACATTGCCCAACATTTGCCATATCAATGGGGGGCTTCACTAATGAAGAGATAATAGCCCAGATAAGGGCGTTTGGTGGAAATCAGGCAATAAAATCATGA